A genome region from Streptomyces pratensis includes the following:
- a CDS encoding ABC transporter permease, translating into MTGFVFLRVRAHRLLLSAAVLAVLLTTAVLAALTAFGGSMGDAALRHTLTHRSAERASLFVSADVDRERREEADATVRQAARETFDGLPVTVRKLEGSGTYALPQGLRTPSAQRGEPDLTHLASLDRGSVRLVAGRMPDAGAGSAGEPVQVALPRAAAEALKLAPGSRLSLTDRLTEARLPVVITGLYEASDLDDPYWQLDPLGGRGARKVVFTTYGPLLADPEVLGSGRISAGQVSWLAAADFRTVTTDRTGALHRASKDGPKALSASAVFADGATVRTALPTVIDQMERALLVSRSTIMIVAVQLVLLAGYALLLVARLLSSERGGETELLRARGGSRGRIASLAAVEALLLAVPAAVVAPLLAGPLTRLLADRSELGRIGLRLDGGVDGTVWLVAGAVALACALAVVAPALASGAGGRRGARAAALPTAVRAGADIGLLLIAGVAYWQLDRQTGATGGGALSGDRDGELGVDPLLVAAPALALLAGTVLTLRLLPPAARLAERRAAGGRGLSAALAGWQFSRRPLRGAGPVLLLVLAVAMGMLAIGQSASWDRSQRDQADFRSGASVRVVGTLSGDPAKAAAYTDLPGVREAAPAFRTTADLSGGRTAEVLALDTAHADERMLMREDLSGASPQELFDAIAPPRTARTGVVMPEGAERVMFDLRVRDTSAPGGRSPSGSTALVSVLLEDRYGIGYRVGAGSVPVDGRAHAVSFPVSAPGGLAVTGFELDGDVPSVRSEKRLVSVTGLRALTADSGEQPVSGSGGVRWQAGVTMAAAGEEQAGETPEAVTGSGASPAFRYGTGYTRPDGGFYGDPVNTLRITAVRPAAPALKAVATDAYLTYAGAEPGQEIDLTLAGNTVRVTLVKSVRQLPTTGPGAAAGAPEGASDGSSAKAGGSLLLDLRAVSEVLAHRTGAALAPTEWWLSTAPGDGAKVAAGLRALPGTDPAQVRVRDEVARELADDPLGAGPQSALLAVAVVAAALAAVGFAVGLVGSQRERAAEFAVLRALGAPRRRLARMTAAEQGVLISLALLIGLVLGAALTRAVVPLVVLTGQAARPVPDVLVLLPAGQVAALLVSVAALPLLIVAAITLRRADPAVSLRHQGDN; encoded by the coding sequence GTGACGGGGTTCGTCTTTCTGCGGGTGCGGGCGCACAGGCTCCTGCTCTCCGCAGCCGTCCTGGCCGTGCTGCTCACCACAGCTGTGCTGGCCGCGCTCACCGCCTTCGGCGGTTCCATGGGCGACGCGGCGCTGCGGCACACCCTCACCCACCGCTCCGCCGAGCGGGCCTCCCTCTTCGTCTCCGCCGATGTGGACCGGGAGCGGCGCGAGGAGGCGGACGCCACGGTGCGGCAGGCGGCCCGCGAGACGTTCGACGGGCTGCCGGTGACCGTGCGGAAGCTGGAGGGCTCGGGAACGTACGCCCTGCCGCAGGGCCTCCGGACACCCTCCGCTCAGCGGGGTGAGCCCGATCTGACGCATCTCGCCTCGCTCGACCGCGGCAGTGTCCGTCTCGTCGCCGGCCGCATGCCGGACGCCGGGGCGGGGAGCGCGGGGGAACCCGTGCAGGTGGCACTGCCGCGCGCCGCCGCCGAGGCGCTGAAGCTGGCACCGGGTTCCCGCTTGTCGCTCACCGACCGCCTGACCGAGGCGCGGCTGCCGGTCGTGATCACCGGGCTCTACGAGGCGTCCGATCTGGACGACCCGTACTGGCAGCTGGACCCGCTCGGCGGTCGCGGCGCCCGCAAGGTCGTCTTCACCACATACGGCCCGCTGCTGGCCGATCCCGAGGTGCTCGGTTCCGGCCGGATCAGCGCCGGTCAGGTGTCCTGGCTGGCCGCCGCCGACTTCCGTACGGTGACGACCGACAGGACCGGGGCGCTGCACCGGGCGTCGAAGGACGGGCCGAAGGCGCTGTCCGCCTCCGCGGTGTTCGCGGACGGGGCCACGGTGCGGACGGCGCTGCCGACCGTCATCGACCAGATGGAGCGGGCACTGCTGGTGTCCCGCTCCACGATCATGATCGTCGCCGTGCAGCTGGTCCTGCTCGCCGGTTACGCCCTGCTGCTCGTCGCCAGGCTGTTGAGCAGCGAGCGCGGCGGCGAGACCGAACTGCTGCGTGCCCGGGGCGGATCCAGGGGCCGGATCGCCTCGCTCGCCGCGGTCGAGGCGCTGCTGCTCGCGGTGCCGGCGGCCGTCGTCGCGCCGCTGCTCGCGGGTCCGCTGACCAGGCTGCTCGCGGACCGGAGCGAGCTCGGCAGGATCGGGCTGCGGCTCGACGGCGGGGTGGACGGCACGGTCTGGCTGGTGGCGGGCGCCGTGGCGCTGGCGTGTGCGCTGGCCGTGGTCGCGCCCGCCCTGGCCTCGGGCGCGGGAGGCCGCCGTGGGGCACGTGCCGCCGCCTTGCCCACCGCGGTGCGAGCGGGCGCCGACATCGGACTGCTGCTGATCGCCGGGGTCGCGTACTGGCAGCTGGACCGGCAGACCGGCGCGACCGGCGGCGGTGCGCTCAGTGGGGACCGGGACGGCGAGCTGGGTGTCGATCCGCTGCTCGTCGCCGCCCCCGCGCTGGCCCTGCTCGCGGGTACCGTCCTCACCCTGCGCCTGCTCCCCCCGGCCGCCCGGCTCGCCGAACGCCGGGCGGCGGGCGGGCGCGGGCTGTCCGCGGCCCTGGCCGGCTGGCAGTTCAGCCGACGGCCGCTGCGGGGTGCCGGCCCGGTGCTGCTGCTGGTCCTGGCGGTCGCCATGGGCATGCTGGCTATCGGTCAGAGCGCGTCCTGGGACCGCTCGCAGCGTGACCAGGCCGACTTCAGGTCGGGCGCGTCGGTGCGCGTGGTGGGCACGCTGTCCGGCGACCCCGCGAAGGCCGCCGCCTACACGGATCTGCCGGGCGTCCGGGAGGCGGCTCCGGCGTTCCGTACGACGGCCGACCTCTCCGGTGGGCGGACGGCCGAGGTGCTCGCCCTGGACACCGCGCACGCGGACGAGCGGATGCTGATGCGCGAGGACCTTTCCGGTGCGTCACCGCAGGAGCTGTTCGACGCGATCGCACCGCCGAGGACCGCGCGGACCGGGGTCGTCATGCCCGAGGGCGCGGAACGGGTGATGTTCGATCTGCGGGTCCGTGACACCTCGGCGCCCGGCGGGAGGTCCCCGTCGGGTTCGACGGCACTGGTCAGCGTGCTGCTGGAGGACCGTTACGGCATCGGGTACCGGGTCGGGGCGGGCAGTGTCCCCGTCGACGGCCGCGCACACGCCGTGTCCTTCCCCGTGTCGGCGCCGGGGGGACTGGCGGTGACCGGCTTCGAGCTGGACGGCGATGTGCCCTCGGTCCGTTCTGAGAAGCGGCTGGTCTCCGTGACCGGGCTCCGGGCCCTCACCGCGGACAGCGGCGAGCAGCCGGTCTCCGGCTCCGGCGGAGTTCGCTGGCAGGCGGGGGTGACCATGGCCGCGGCAGGGGAGGAGCAGGCCGGAGAGACGCCCGAGGCGGTGACGGGCTCCGGCGCGTCGCCGGCCTTCCGGTACGGGACCGGCTACACCCGCCCCGACGGCGGCTTCTACGGCGACCCGGTGAACACCCTCCGGATCACCGCTGTCCGCCCGGCGGCCCCCGCCCTGAAGGCCGTGGCGACCGACGCGTATCTGACGTACGCGGGGGCGGAGCCCGGCCAGGAGATCGACCTCACGCTGGCGGGGAACACGGTCCGGGTCACCCTCGTGAAGTCGGTGCGGCAGCTCCCGACCACAGGCCCCGGGGCGGCCGCCGGTGCGCCCGAGGGCGCCTCGGACGGCTCCTCCGCGAAGGCCGGCGGCAGCCTGCTGCTCGACCTCAGGGCGGTGTCCGAGGTGCTCGCCCACCGGACGGGTGCCGCCCTCGCGCCCACCGAGTGGTGGCTGAGCACCGCACCCGGCGACGGCGCGAAGGTGGCGGCCGGTCTGCGCGCGCTGCCCGGCACCGATCCGGCGCAGGTGCGGGTGCGTGACGAGGTGGCACGGGAACTGGCGGACGATCCGCTGGGGGCGGGTCCGCAGTCCGCGCTGCTCGCCGTCGCCGTGGTGGCCGCAGCACTGGCCGCGGTCGGATTCGCCGTCGGTCTCGTGGGCTCGCAGCGCGAACGGGCCGCCGAATTCGCCGTGTTGCGGGCCCTGGGCGCGCCCCGTCGACGACTGGCCCGGATGACGGCCGCCGAACAGGGCGTGCTGATCTCCCTGGCCCTGCTGATCGGTCTCGTCCTCGGGGCGGCACTCACCCGGGCCGTCGTGCCTCTCGTCGTGCTGACCGGGCAGGCCGCCAGGCCCGTGCCGGATGTGCTCGTGCTGCTGCCGGCCGGGCAGGTCGCGGCCCTGCTCGTCTCGGTCGCAGCACTGCCGCTGCTGATCGTCGCCGCGATCACACTGCGCCGCGCCGATCCTGCGGTGTCGCTGCGCCACCAGGGGGACAACTGA
- a CDS encoding globin, which produces MTEIPRDTLQEQTFYEQVGGEETFRRLVHRFYQGVADDPLLRPMYPEADLGPAEERFALFLMQYWGGPRTYSDQRGHPRLRMRHAPFRVDRAAHDAWLGHMRVALDELGLPPEHERQLWDYLTYAAASMVNTAD; this is translated from the coding sequence GTGACAGAGATTCCGCGCGACACGCTTCAGGAGCAGACCTTCTACGAGCAGGTCGGCGGCGAGGAGACCTTCCGACGCCTGGTCCACCGCTTCTACCAGGGCGTCGCGGACGACCCGCTGCTGCGGCCGATGTACCCGGAAGCGGATCTGGGTCCGGCCGAGGAACGGTTCGCGCTGTTCCTCATGCAGTACTGGGGCGGTCCGCGCACCTACAGCGACCAGCGGGGGCATCCCCGGCTGCGGATGCGGCACGCCCCGTTCCGGGTGGACCGGGCGGCGCACGACGCCTGGCTCGGCCACATGCGGGTGGCCCTCGACGAACTCGGCCTCCCTCCGGAGCACGAACGGCAGTTGTGGGACTACCTCACCTACGCGGCCGCCTCGATGGTCAACACCGCGGACTGA